From the Streptococcus sanguinis genome, the window TTGCCGCCCCCGAACCGTTTTGCGGCATTTTTGTTTATAAGCAGCATGTAACTGTGGAATTTGGTCGTGGCGCCGAGATGGCAGACCCATACGGTTTGTTGGAAGGCAAGGGTAAAGGCCGTCGCCATTTGAAATTACATACGCTTGAAGATATAGAAAACAAGCATTTGACGGATTACTTGCGATTGGCTCAAAAAGTAGCAGAATAAAATTGCTGAGCGAGCCTTGCAGGATTTACAGCCTTATTTGGATAAATAATCTATTTTCTATCATTATCTAATAAAAATCATTAAAAAGTTAGGAAATCCCTAACTTTTTTGCTTAATTTGTGATATAATAAATAAAAATTTTGAAAATAGAAAGTTTTCTGAAAATGAATAAATCCTATTTTTATCTTGAAATGAAAACGCATGAGTTAGTCGTTCCTTATACCAAGCAGAAACGCCGTGTCCGCGTATTGCTTCCAAAGAACTATAGCCAGGACACAAACAAGACTTATCCAGTCGTTTATTTTCATGACGGACAAAACGTTCTCTATAGCAAGGAGTCTTTCAGCGGCCATTCGTGGAAAGTTATTCCGACAATCAAACGCAATCCAGATATTGAAAAAATGATTGTCGTGGCTATTGATAACGATGGCCAACGGCGGATGAATGAATACGCAGCTTGGAAGTTCCAAGAGTCCAATATTCCCGGCATTCAGTTTGGCGGCAAGGGAACGGAGTATGCGGAGTTCGTCATGGAAGTCGTCAAGCCTTTCATTGACCAGCATTATCGAACCAAGTCGGATCGGTTGCATACGGCTATGATTGGCTCTTCTCTTGGGGGAAATATCAGCCAGTTTATCGGTGTTGAATACCAAGATCAGATTGGCTGTCTGGGCATCTTTTCATCAGCTAATTGGCTTCATCAGGAAGCTTTTGATCGTTATATTGAGAGAAAAACGCTTCAGGCAGACCAGCGAGTTTTCATTTATGTTGGGACGGAAGAGGCTGATGATACAGATAAGACATTGATGGCGGGCAATATCAAGCAGGCCTATATTGATTCATCGCTCAGCTATTTCCGGCAGTTGCTTGTGTCTGGGGTAGATTTGGCAAATATTCAGATTAAGATCCAGTCTGGAGCTATTCACAACGAGATTGCTTGGGCAGAGCACTTGCCAGACTGTTTCCGTTTTATCAGCGAGAAGTGGTAAGCTAGTCAAACAGTGAGAAAGAGGTAGAAACTATGCATGTAGAATTTTTAAGCCATTGGAGCGGTAATCTAGGCCGTGAAATGTATATCAATCGCTATGGCCACGCTGGGCTCCCGATTATAGTCTTTGCATCATCAGGCGGCAGCCACAATGAGTATGCTGACTTTGGTATGATTGAGGCCTGCGCAGGCTTTATCGAAGCTGGTAAAGTCCAGTTTTTCACTCTCAGTAGTGTTGATAGTGAGAGTTGGTTGGCGGACTGGAAGCATCCTCACGATCGAGCAGAAATGCATCGTGCATATGAGCGTTATGTCATCGAGGAAGCTATTCCTTTCGTTAAGCATAAGACGGGCTGGTTTGACCCTATGATGACGACAGGTTGCTCCATGGGAGCTTATCATGCTGTTAATTTCTTTCTGCAGCATCCAGATGTTTTCAATAAAGTGATTGCCCTCAGTGGTGTCTATGATGCACGTTTCTTTGTCGGTGACAATTTGAACGACGAAGTCATTTATCAAAACTCACCAGCCGACTATATCTGGAACCAAAATGATGGCTGGTTTATTGACCGCTATCGACAGGCCG encodes:
- a CDS encoding DUF1801 domain-containing protein, with translation MNQKVKNLLDDWLINNPALYEIANSVRTKIRQLSDTVVEEVKYGGILFAAPEPFCGIFVYKQHVTVEFGRGAEMADPYGLLEGKGKGRRHLKLHTLEDIENKHLTDYLRLAQKVAE
- a CDS encoding alpha/beta hydrolase; translated protein: MNKSYFYLEMKTHELVVPYTKQKRRVRVLLPKNYSQDTNKTYPVVYFHDGQNVLYSKESFSGHSWKVIPTIKRNPDIEKMIVVAIDNDGQRRMNEYAAWKFQESNIPGIQFGGKGTEYAEFVMEVVKPFIDQHYRTKSDRLHTAMIGSSLGGNISQFIGVEYQDQIGCLGIFSSANWLHQEAFDRYIERKTLQADQRVFIYVGTEEADDTDKTLMAGNIKQAYIDSSLSYFRQLLVSGVDLANIQIKIQSGAIHNEIAWAEHLPDCFRFISEKW
- a CDS encoding esterase family protein; its protein translation is MHVEFLSHWSGNLGREMYINRYGHAGLPIIVFASSGGSHNEYADFGMIEACAGFIEAGKVQFFTLSSVDSESWLADWKHPHDRAEMHRAYERYVIEEAIPFVKHKTGWFDPMMTTGCSMGAYHAVNFFLQHPDVFNKVIALSGVYDARFFVGDNLNDEVIYQNSPADYIWNQNDGWFIDRYRQADIIVCTGLGDWEQDGLPSFYTLKEAFEHKNIPAWFAEWGHDVSHDWIWWRKQMPYFLNELNL